The following coding sequences lie in one Nitrospirota bacterium genomic window:
- the napA gene encoding nitrate reductase catalytic subunit NapA, which translates to MLVSRRDFLKTTAAVSAATAIGMAVPDELLAAAKETQAGWKWDKAVCRFCGTGCGIMVATKNDMIVAVKGDPAAPVNMGLNCIKGYFNAKIMYGADRLTEPLLRVNEKGEFDKKGKFKPVTWKRAFEEMSKQFKKSYTELGPTGVAVFGSGQYTIMEGIAAVKLMKGGFRSNNIDPNARHCMASAVAAFMQTFGIDEPAGNYDDMHYADSIILWGANMAEMHPVLWSKVTDRKLSKPDWVKIVNISTFANRCSSISDVEIIIKPNTDLAILNYITREIVYNRPDAIDRNFVDNNCVFATGPVDIGYGLRPQVTHAKYKPGELDTAGMEAFKIITKEEAQAMSSLGIQEGQKMEMKNAKTPDNHWLISFDDFKKGLEPYTLDFVAELAKGDADEPLEEFKKKLVTLVDLYAAKDRKVVSFWTMGFNQHVRGTWVNEQAYTVHLLLGKQSMPGNGAFSLTGQPSACGTAREVGTFSHRLPADMVVANPKHREVTEKIWKLPEGTLNPVPGSHYVKIMRDLEDGKIKWVWVQVNNPWQNTANVNHWITAAREMDNFIVVSEAYPGISAKVADLILPSAMIFEKWGAYGNAERRTQHWRQQVTPVGHAMSDTWQMVEFSKMFTLAEVWKEFKISPEVTIPNVMEKAKAMGYKETDTLFDVLFANSDAKTFKWPDPVGKGFLNSEAAGDKRKVEGFKGYGFFLQKYLWEEYRKFGLGHGHDLADFDTYLNVRGLRWPVVDGKETLWRFNAEYDPYAKAENRGQFAFYGKAFKELPSGDLMGPKGTEKVKLPNKAKIFLRHYIEPAEIPNNEYPLWLSTGRVLEHWHSGTMTMRVPELYRAVPEAVCFMNPKDAKSYEVKDGDLIWIESRRGKVKAHVDTRGRNNPPTGLIFVPWFDEHVLINKVTLDATCPISKETDYKKCAVKIYKA; encoded by the coding sequence ATGTTGGTGTCAAGGAGAGATTTTCTAAAGACCACTGCGGCGGTAAGCGCTGCAACGGCCATCGGAATGGCCGTGCCGGATGAATTATTAGCTGCTGCGAAAGAGACGCAGGCAGGATGGAAATGGGACAAGGCCGTATGCAGGTTCTGCGGTACGGGGTGCGGCATCATGGTCGCGACAAAGAACGACATGATCGTCGCAGTCAAGGGAGACCCTGCCGCGCCTGTAAACATGGGGCTTAACTGCATCAAGGGTTATTTCAACGCAAAGATCATGTACGGCGCGGACCGTCTTACCGAACCCCTTTTGAGAGTAAATGAAAAAGGCGAGTTCGACAAGAAGGGGAAATTCAAACCGGTCACATGGAAAAGGGCCTTTGAGGAAATGTCAAAGCAATTCAAAAAATCTTACACCGAGCTCGGTCCCACCGGAGTAGCGGTCTTCGGTTCGGGACAGTATACGATCATGGAGGGGATCGCTGCTGTTAAATTAATGAAGGGTGGATTCAGGAGCAACAATATTGACCCGAACGCGAGACACTGCATGGCGAGCGCTGTCGCGGCATTCATGCAGACCTTCGGCATTGATGAGCCGGCCGGGAATTATGACGATATGCATTATGCGGATTCAATCATTCTATGGGGCGCGAACATGGCTGAGATGCACCCTGTGCTCTGGTCAAAAGTGACCGATAGAAAACTGAGCAAACCCGATTGGGTAAAGATCGTAAATATTTCTACCTTCGCAAACAGGTGCTCCAGCATCTCGGACGTGGAGATCATAATTAAACCCAACACTGATCTTGCAATACTAAATTACATTACGCGTGAGATCGTTTATAACCGTCCTGACGCGATTGACCGGAATTTCGTTGACAACAACTGCGTGTTCGCAACCGGCCCCGTAGACATCGGGTACGGACTGCGCCCCCAAGTAACTCATGCTAAATACAAACCCGGCGAGCTTGATACCGCGGGCATGGAGGCGTTCAAAATAATCACGAAAGAAGAGGCGCAGGCCATGAGCTCCCTCGGCATCCAGGAGGGGCAGAAGATGGAAATGAAGAACGCCAAGACGCCGGACAATCACTGGCTGATAAGCTTTGATGATTTCAAAAAGGGGCTTGAGCCGTACACGCTGGATTTTGTGGCGGAGCTTGCAAAGGGAGACGCTGATGAGCCTCTTGAGGAGTTCAAAAAGAAACTCGTTACGCTCGTAGACCTTTACGCTGCTAAGGACAGAAAGGTCGTCAGTTTCTGGACCATGGGATTTAACCAGCACGTGCGCGGCACCTGGGTCAACGAACAGGCTTACACGGTGCATCTGCTTCTTGGCAAACAGTCCATGCCGGGCAACGGCGCGTTCAGCCTGACAGGACAGCCCAGCGCCTGCGGCACCGCGAGAGAGGTCGGCACCTTTTCACACAGGCTTCCCGCGGACATGGTTGTCGCAAATCCAAAGCACCGGGAGGTCACGGAAAAAATATGGAAGCTGCCCGAGGGCACTTTGAATCCCGTGCCGGGTTCGCACTATGTAAAGATCATGAGAGATCTTGAAGACGGAAAGATAAAGTGGGTATGGGTCCAGGTAAACAACCCGTGGCAGAACACCGCCAATGTAAATCACTGGATAACCGCGGCAAGGGAGATGGACAACTTCATCGTTGTGTCGGAGGCGTATCCGGGGATCTCCGCGAAGGTAGCGGACCTGATCTTGCCGAGCGCGATGATATTTGAGAAATGGGGCGCGTACGGCAATGCCGAAAGAAGAACACAACACTGGCGTCAACAGGTCACGCCTGTCGGCCATGCGATGTCCGACACGTGGCAGATGGTTGAGTTCTCAAAGATGTTCACATTGGCTGAAGTGTGGAAGGAGTTTAAAATCTCACCTGAGGTCACCATCCCGAATGTTATGGAAAAGGCAAAGGCCATGGGATATAAAGAGACCGACACACTCTTTGATGTGCTGTTTGCAAACAGTGACGCGAAGACATTTAAATGGCCTGACCCTGTGGGCAAAGGGTTTCTGAATTCGGAAGCCGCAGGCGACAAGAGAAAGGTCGAGGGCTTTAAAGGTTACGGCTTCTTCCTCCAGAAATATCTCTGGGAGGAATACAGGAAATTCGGCCTCGGGCACGGGCATGACCTCGCGGACTTTGACACATATCTCAATGTGCGGGGATTGAGATGGCCTGTGGTTGACGGTAAAGAGACGCTCTGGAGATTCAACGCGGAGTATGACCCGTACGCCAAAGCGGAGAACCGCGGGCAATTCGCCTTCTACGGAAAGGCGTTCAAGGAACTTCCGTCCGGTGACCTCATGGGTCCAAAGGGCACTGAGAAGGTCAAGCTTCCAAACAAGGCGAAGATATTCCTGAGACACTACATTGAACCCGCCGAGATACCGAATAACGAATATCCGTTGTGGCTTTCTACCGGAAGAGTGCTTGAACACTGGCACAGCGGGACAATGACAATGCGCGTGCCTGAATTATACCGCGCAGTGCCTGAGGCGGTCTGTTTCATGAACCCGAAAGACGCTAAGTCATATGAAGTCAAAGACGGCGACCTCATCTGGATAGAATCAAGGAGGGGAAAGGTCAAGGCGCACGTTGATACAAGGGGACGCAATAACCCGCCGACGGGTTTGATCTTTGTCCCGTGGTTTGATGAGCACGTCCTGATAAACAAGGTAACGCTCGACGCTACCTGCCCAATCTCCAAAGAGACGGATTATAAAAAATGCGCGGTGAAAATCTACAAGGCATGA
- the napH gene encoding quinol dehydrogenase ferredoxin subunit NapH → MKHKYLIARRFSQVGILFLFFAGNAFDWKVLRGDLSSARALNAIPLSDPFAVLQNSFAGAALAKDAIIGAVIIFLFYALTGGRLFCGWVCPVNMLSDLANKLRRLFKFDEQWKSWEIKRQTRYWMTGLSLILSAVLGVAAFEWVSPIGALHRGIIYGMGFGWSFMLIVFLFDLFAVKNGFCGHVCPLGGFYALTGRFGFLRICYDKDKCTLCMKCLDICPERQVLHMVGKQSGAVLSGECINCGRCVEVCKDNAVQFGNIYSKKY, encoded by the coding sequence ATGAAACATAAATATCTCATAGCACGAAGGTTCTCGCAGGTCGGAATACTATTCCTCTTTTTTGCGGGCAATGCGTTTGACTGGAAGGTCTTAAGAGGCGATCTGAGTTCCGCCAGGGCGCTTAATGCAATTCCGCTGTCTGACCCTTTTGCGGTCCTGCAGAATTCATTCGCCGGGGCCGCGCTTGCTAAAGATGCAATTATCGGGGCAGTAATAATTTTTCTCTTCTATGCCTTAACCGGCGGCAGGCTCTTTTGCGGCTGGGTCTGTCCCGTAAACATGTTGAGTGACTTAGCTAATAAATTAAGAAGGCTGTTTAAGTTTGACGAACAATGGAAATCATGGGAGATCAAAAGACAAACGCGGTATTGGATGACCGGATTGTCGCTGATACTTTCCGCTGTTCTCGGCGTAGCCGCCTTTGAATGGGTAAGCCCGATAGGCGCGCTGCACAGGGGGATAATTTACGGAATGGGCTTTGGATGGAGCTTTATGCTAATTGTATTCCTGTTTGATCTCTTTGCGGTAAAGAACGGCTTCTGCGGACATGTCTGCCCATTAGGCGGCTTTTACGCCCTGACAGGCAGGTTCGGTTTTTTGAGGATTTGCTACGATAAAGACAAATGCACGTTGTGTATGAAATGCCTGGACATCTGTCCTGAACGCCAGGTCCTGCACATGGTCGGCAAACAGAGCGGCGCGGTCCTTTCAGGTGAATGCATAAACTGCGGAAGGTGCGTAGAGGTTTGCAAGGACAATGCCGTACAGTTCGGCAATATATATTCAAAAAAATATTAA
- a CDS encoding zinc dependent phospholipase C family protein produces MLAAVCFISILLVPSLAHAWGPLTHVYLGYQVLDVGAALIPAGVYGILKRYKSDFLYGNVIADIILGRRFQGHEKNSHSWDIAWKLLEASKTNRQKAFAYGYLTHLCADTVVHNNRSTMMPFGHPIFEVKADSLIDKKYRTALRELDKVMQKRHDLFLEDNLESHFFSFKTNKRIFKSFLVLSRLPNYSPISNFIDDRFPYEIPVEDINNFQQEAVSRMLELLSNGKDSEVLKEHPLGRYQRKAS; encoded by the coding sequence ATGTTAGCGGCAGTTTGTTTTATATCAATTCTTCTTGTCCCATCACTCGCCCACGCATGGGGCCCCCTTACACATGTTTATCTCGGTTATCAGGTGCTGGACGTGGGAGCGGCCCTTATTCCCGCAGGTGTATACGGTATTTTAAAAAGATATAAAAGCGATTTCCTGTACGGCAATGTAATAGCCGACATAATCCTCGGCAGGAGGTTTCAGGGGCATGAGAAAAATTCCCACAGCTGGGACATCGCATGGAAGTTACTTGAAGCCTCAAAGACAAACCGGCAAAAGGCATTCGCTTACGGTTACCTGACCCATCTTTGCGCGGACACTGTTGTTCATAACAACAGGTCAACAATGATGCCTTTTGGACATCCGATTTTTGAGGTAAAGGCTGACAGCCTGATCGACAAGAAATATAGAACAGCGCTCAGAGAACTTGACAAGGTCATGCAAAAAAGACATGACCTTTTTCTTGAGGACAATCTTGAAAGCCACTTCTTTTCTTTTAAAACCAATAAAAGGATATTCAAGAGCTTTCTCGTGCTGTCGCGGCTGCCCAATTACTCCCCGATCTCCAATTTTATCGATGACCGGTTCCCCTATGAGATACCTGTGGAGGATATCAATAATTTCCAGCAGGAGGCTGTCTCAAGGATGCTGGAATTGCTGAGTAACGGCAAAGATTCAGAAGTGTTAAAAGAGCACCCCCTGGGAAGATATCAAAGAAAAGCCTCTTAG
- a CDS encoding chaperone NapD — MNVSSIVVRTAPVHTERVIAEIDAIDFCEVHFYDAQGKIIVTIEGKSIYDQMENMKRIQNIPFVLNANLVYSYCEDELRDALGKINRSGS; from the coding sequence ATGAATGTATCGAGTATTGTTGTGAGGACAGCTCCTGTACATACTGAAAGAGTAATAGCAGAAATTGATGCGATTGACTTCTGCGAGGTGCACTTTTACGACGCTCAGGGGAAGATTATCGTAACGATCGAAGGCAAGAGCATCTATGATCAAATGGAAAATATGAAGCGTATCCAGAACATTCCGTTTGTGCTGAATGCAAATCTGGTATATTCATACTGTGAAGATGAGCTAAGGGATGCGCTTGGCAAGATCAATAGATCCGGGAGTTGA
- a CDS encoding hydroxylamine oxidoreductase: MSKIVKLLIGIMLIWTTSVFAETRINIPKELSKASQECVTCHTQTTVNIYQEWGRSKHYRANVGCFECHEAQKGDVDAFEHEGKLISVIVSPKDCSKCHEREVDEFENSHHSKAGRIMGSLDNTLAEVAEGNRGMKTEAFPEGISAAAVNGCWQCHGSVVKINKNGKPDPAVWPNTGMGRVNPDGSEGSCTACHQRHEFSVAQARQPENCGRCHMGPDHPQIEIYQESKHGINYYANKERMNLESAKWISGEDYSAAPTCATCHMSATSDMPVTHNVGLRIKWNNRPPQLKQAHETDKAWNLPSAAITGDMRKANMEKVCASCHNVNFVKAFYIQYEAQLDLYSDKWAKPGEKLFKKATDVLKAVKGSEYAAFAQKIDYTWFELWHHEGRRVRHAASMMAPDYTQWHGNYDLARNWYGSYVPELKEVIEMGKTSKDANAQKFAGELEAMLTEVMNTPNHNWAIGKEDPAAKADRAKRVKEFQERYK; this comes from the coding sequence ATGTCAAAAATAGTTAAGTTATTAATAGGTATCATGCTCATCTGGACAACAAGCGTATTCGCCGAGACAAGGATCAATATACCAAAAGAACTCTCTAAAGCCAGCCAGGAATGTGTAACCTGCCACACCCAGACCACGGTCAATATTTATCAGGAGTGGGGCAGGAGCAAACATTATCGCGCCAATGTGGGTTGCTTTGAATGCCATGAGGCGCAAAAAGGAGACGTGGATGCCTTCGAGCATGAAGGTAAATTGATTTCAGTTATCGTGTCGCCAAAGGACTGCTCCAAATGCCATGAAAGGGAAGTGGACGAATTTGAGAATTCGCATCACTCAAAGGCAGGCCGTATCATGGGTTCCCTGGACAACACGCTTGCCGAAGTCGCTGAAGGCAACCGGGGCATGAAGACAGAGGCGTTTCCTGAAGGCATTTCAGCGGCGGCTGTAAACGGCTGCTGGCAGTGCCACGGCTCTGTTGTAAAGATCAACAAGAACGGAAAGCCGGACCCGGCTGTGTGGCCCAACACAGGCATGGGACGTGTAAATCCTGACGGCTCTGAGGGCAGCTGCACGGCATGCCACCAGCGTCATGAATTTTCAGTGGCGCAGGCGCGCCAGCCTGAAAACTGCGGCAGATGCCACATGGGCCCCGACCATCCGCAGATAGAAATCTACCAGGAATCAAAGCACGGCATCAATTATTACGCTAACAAGGAGAGGATGAACCTCGAATCCGCCAAATGGATCTCGGGCGAGGATTATTCCGCGGCCCCTACATGCGCAACCTGCCATATGTCGGCAACCAGTGACATGCCGGTCACACACAACGTCGGGCTGCGCATTAAATGGAACAACCGTCCGCCGCAGTTAAAGCAGGCCCATGAAACCGACAAGGCGTGGAATCTTCCCTCAGCCGCTATCACGGGTGATATGCGCAAGGCGAACATGGAAAAAGTGTGCGCGTCATGCCATAACGTAAACTTCGTCAAGGCGTTCTATATCCAATACGAGGCCCAGCTTGACCTTTACAGCGACAAATGGGCCAAGCCCGGCGAGAAGCTTTTCAAGAAGGCAACTGACGTGCTGAAGGCTGTCAAGGGCAGTGAGTATGCGGCATTCGCCCAGAAGATCGACTACACCTGGTTTGAGCTCTGGCATCATGAAGGCCGCCGTGTGCGTCATGCAGCTTCGATGATGGCTCCGGACTACACGCAGTGGCACGGCAATTACGACCTTGCAAGGAACTGGTACGGCTCATATGTTCCTGAATTAAAGGAAGTCATAGAAATGGGCAAGACCAGCAAAGATGCAAACGCGCAGAAGTTCGCGGGTGAGCTTGAGGCGATGCTTACTGAAGTTATGAATACCCCGAATCATAACTGGGCTATCGGCAAAGAGGACCCGGCTGCCAAAGCCGACCGCGCGAAACGCGTCAAGGAATTTCAGGAACGCTACAAGTAG
- a CDS encoding nitrate reductase cytochrome c-type subunit → MSRKIYIVLTVALTAIVLLWAALVYAQTGKAFTEEELGLRKETLYDESKELPARGAPITKEPGTGKKFERSFENSPPLISHDITGMLPIARTDNMCMGCHMPDAVSATGATAIPQSHFFDLDTGKDLAGNLDGKRYNCMQCHAIQTTITPPVKNLFKSEFRSKKGKYRSNLLDTLNEGVKAE, encoded by the coding sequence ATGTCAAGAAAAATCTACATAGTGCTGACGGTCGCCCTGACCGCAATTGTTTTATTATGGGCGGCCCTTGTATATGCGCAGACCGGGAAGGCATTTACAGAGGAGGAGCTCGGCTTGAGGAAAGAGACACTTTATGATGAAAGCAAGGAGCTTCCGGCCCGTGGAGCGCCTATTACAAAAGAACCGGGAACAGGGAAGAAATTCGAGAGGTCATTTGAGAACAGCCCTCCTCTTATCTCACACGACATAACTGGAATGCTGCCGATAGCTCGGACCGACAACATGTGCATGGGCTGCCATATGCCTGATGCCGTGTCAGCCACGGGGGCAACCGCGATACCTCAATCACACTTTTTCGATCTTGACACGGGGAAAGACCTCGCAGGCAATCTCGACGGCAAACGCTACAACTGCATGCAGTGTCATGCCATACAGACGACTATAACGCCCCCGGTGAAGAACCTTTTCAAGAGCGAGTTCAGGAGCAAGAAAGGCAAATACAGGTCCAATTTATTGGACACCCTGAATGAAGGCGTTAAGGCGGAATAG
- a CDS encoding response regulator transcription factor has translation MHHRILAVDDDKDILKVLKANLQLNEYEVDTADNWAKAQSLISEYPPDLILLDLTLPDGDGIEICRGLRKDFPQIPVIMLTARDKVSDKVIGLESGADDYVVKPFETLELLARIKACLRRAGPQVTKEEISIGSIKVDFKKHLVTVSGKKIDLTPKEFELLCFFINHRGEALSRDTIRKSAWKGSQIYSWSRVIDVHIQHLRQKIEKDPSNPKYILTVSGAGYMFKE, from the coding sequence ATGCACCACAGAATCCTTGCTGTTGACGACGACAAAGACATATTAAAGGTGCTCAAGGCAAATCTTCAGCTCAATGAATATGAGGTTGATACGGCAGACAACTGGGCAAAGGCGCAGTCCCTGATATCTGAATACCCCCCCGACCTCATACTTCTTGACCTTACCCTGCCCGATGGAGACGGCATTGAGATCTGCCGGGGTTTGAGAAAAGATTTTCCACAAATTCCGGTCATAATGCTTACCGCGAGGGACAAGGTCTCTGACAAGGTCATCGGCCTTGAAAGCGGAGCTGATGATTACGTGGTAAAGCCCTTTGAGACTCTTGAGCTTCTGGCAAGAATAAAGGCCTGCCTCAGGCGGGCGGGCCCTCAGGTCACAAAAGAAGAAATTAGCATCGGCAGCATCAAGGTCGATTTCAAAAAACACCTTGTCACTGTCTCAGGGAAGAAGATTGACCTTACTCCAAAGGAATTTGAGCTGCTTTGTTTTTTTATAAACCACCGGGGGGAGGCATTAAGCAGGGACACGATCAGGAAATCCGCCTGGAAAGGCTCCCAGATTTATTCATGGAGCAGGGTGATAGACGTGCATATCCAGCATCTCAGGCAAAAGATCGAGAAAGACCCTTCAAATCCAAAATACATCCTCACTGTGTCCGGCGCGGGCTATATGTTTAAAGAATAA
- a CDS encoding glutaredoxin family protein: MVRLTFYYKDGCWLCDTAEELLNGLKARYDIRIDKKAIDSNDELYEMYRFDIPVFEFRDGSMLHGRIKKQDLLDKLEENKE; this comes from the coding sequence ATGGTCAGGTTAACGTTTTATTATAAAGATGGATGCTGGTTATGCGATACAGCAGAAGAGCTGTTGAACGGGCTCAAGGCGAGGTACGACATCAGAATTGACAAAAAAGCTATTGACTCCAATGATGAACTCTATGAAATGTACAGGTTTGACATCCCCGTGTTTGAATTCAGGGACGGTTCAATGCTTCACGGGCGTATAAAGAAACAGGACCTTCTGGATAAACTCGAAGAAAACAAAGAATAA
- a CDS encoding DUF3365 domain-containing protein: MRKIRTFLREFRALKISLSLKFVIGTAVVLTIAMSLSTYLILEKDRKLVIEQLDTQAKTLFAQIVLTRRWIADHGGIFVEKMPWKKPNPYLSEPEMEAISGKKYIKESPAMVTKELSEYAKKSGAYWFNITSLKLINPKNAPDEFERTALMAFESNRTKESSTVEKIGPSHFYRYIAPLYVEQPCLKCHEHQGYKVGDIRGAISVSIPMDYALSMIDSEKRTIILSSAATIATLMLVLFIMMKELVLRPVNQLKLSMRDLSKGRGTGVPVTRTGDELEDLTTAFVAMSKSLGEYHTDLENKVQSATKSLADANARLTELNERKSDFIAKVSHELRTPLTSIKGAMDYITARFSMLPKTGKSADDLQEFFDVIKNNSDRLIRMVNDTLDIERIESGIFDLEFREVDLPSLIKEVVTGFHATAIERNITFRITAAAGIFIHADEDRIRQVLINLLSNAINYSPDDSEITVSFTEDKDNVTVSIKDEGPGIPAEVQKKIFDKFYTIGRKQGTGLGLAICKGIIEAHHGEINVISGEDVKGSTFYFTLPKRRKVATNMHE; this comes from the coding sequence ATGCGAAAAATAAGGACATTCTTAAGAGAGTTCAGGGCGTTAAAGATCAGCCTCAGCCTTAAATTCGTTATAGGCACGGCTGTCGTACTGACCATAGCCATGAGCTTGTCAACCTACCTGATCCTGGAGAAGGACAGGAAACTCGTCATTGAACAGCTTGATACGCAGGCAAAGACTTTGTTTGCGCAAATCGTGCTTACCCGGAGATGGATCGCAGACCACGGCGGCATTTTTGTAGAGAAAATGCCCTGGAAAAAACCGAACCCCTATCTCTCCGAGCCGGAAATGGAGGCCATCAGTGGCAAAAAATATATAAAAGAAAGCCCTGCCATGGTGACCAAGGAACTGTCGGAATACGCCAAAAAGTCAGGGGCCTACTGGTTCAATATAACGAGCCTGAAACTGATAAATCCTAAGAACGCGCCTGATGAGTTCGAGAGGACCGCGTTGATGGCGTTTGAATCAAACCGGACAAAGGAATCTTCAACCGTGGAGAAAATAGGGCCGTCACATTTTTACCGCTACATAGCGCCGCTGTATGTTGAGCAGCCCTGCCTTAAATGTCATGAGCATCAAGGCTATAAAGTCGGAGACATAAGGGGGGCTATCAGCGTGTCTATTCCCATGGATTACGCCCTCTCAATGATAGACTCTGAAAAAAGGACTATCATTTTATCAAGCGCAGCCACTATTGCGACCCTGATGCTGGTCCTGTTTATTATGATGAAGGAGCTTGTGCTGCGCCCCGTAAACCAGTTGAAGCTGTCCATGAGGGACCTCTCAAAAGGCAGGGGGACCGGGGTCCCTGTGACGAGGACCGGCGATGAGCTTGAGGACCTCACCACGGCCTTTGTTGCGATGTCAAAATCTCTGGGGGAATATCATACCGACCTTGAAAACAAGGTGCAGAGCGCAACGAAAAGCCTTGCGGACGCGAACGCGCGGCTTACTGAATTGAATGAGAGAAAATCCGATTTTATCGCAAAGGTATCACACGAGCTCAGGACCCCGTTGACCTCCATTAAAGGTGCGATGGATTATATAACGGCAAGGTTTTCAATGCTCCCCAAAACCGGCAAAAGCGCAGATGACCTTCAGGAATTTTTTGATGTGATAAAAAACAACTCCGACAGATTGATACGGATGGTTAATGACACTCTGGATATCGAGCGTATTGAGTCAGGGATCTTTGATCTGGAGTTCAGAGAGGTTGACTTGCCATCTCTTATTAAAGAGGTGGTCACTGGTTTCCACGCCACAGCAATTGAAAGAAATATCACGTTCAGGATAACGGCTGCCGCAGGTATATTTATTCATGCCGATGAAGACAGGATAAGACAGGTCTTGATAAATCTCCTCTCAAACGCGATTAACTACAGCCCTGATGACTCGGAGATAACTGTCTCATTTACAGAGGATAAAGATAACGTTACAGTCTCGATAAAAGACGAAGGCCCCGGCATCCCGGCTGAGGTCCAGAAAAAAATCTTTGACAAATTTTATACAATAGGCAGAAAACAGGGCACCGGCCTCGGACTTGCGATATGCAAAGGTATAATCGAGGCGCATCACGGTGAAATTAACGTGATAAGCGGTGAAGATGTGAAGGGCAGCACGTTTTATTTCACATTGCCTAAGAGAAGGAAGGTAGCCACGAATATGCACGAATAA
- the napG gene encoding ferredoxin-type protein NapG: MMPERRKFLLNSIKSLGLATAGGLGWAGFIEEGKSAPLILRPPGALREKEFLASCIKCGMCVEACPYDALALAKPGDHKPIGTPYFTPRTAPCRMCKDIPCIPACPTGALDKSLVSEKDEGGEMRLNINLAKMGLAVIDRETCIAYFGIQCDACYRTCPLIDKAITVDYTRNERTGKHAILAPVVHSSACTGCGLCEKACVTQKASIFVLPREIAMGESSLRYSKGWDKRDEERLKDVTEDVTTQTPRSSKKPEDYLNEEF; encoded by the coding sequence ATGATGCCTGAAAGAAGAAAATTTCTACTTAACAGTATCAAAAGCCTCGGCCTTGCAACCGCTGGAGGACTTGGGTGGGCCGGGTTTATTGAAGAAGGCAAATCAGCTCCTTTAATATTGAGGCCGCCCGGAGCGCTGCGCGAAAAAGAGTTTCTCGCCTCCTGCATAAAATGCGGCATGTGCGTTGAGGCATGTCCCTATGATGCTCTTGCGCTCGCCAAACCGGGAGACCATAAGCCGATTGGAACTCCTTACTTCACCCCAAGGACAGCTCCATGCCGCATGTGCAAGGACATCCCGTGCATACCGGCCTGTCCTACAGGCGCGCTTGATAAATCCCTTGTCAGTGAAAAGGACGAAGGCGGAGAAATGAGACTGAATATTAATCTGGCAAAGATGGGGCTTGCGGTAATTGACAGGGAAACATGTATCGCCTATTTCGGGATCCAGTGCGACGCCTGCTACCGGACGTGTCCCCTCATTGATAAAGCCATTACAGTTGATTACACAAGAAATGAGAGGACAGGAAAACATGCAATACTGGCCCCTGTTGTTCACAGCAGCGCATGCACGGGGTGCGGGCTTTGTGAAAAGGCATGTGTCACTCAAAAGGCGTCTATCTTCGTCCTTCCGCGAGAGATAGCAATGGGAGAGTCAAGTTTGAGATACTCGAAAGGCTGGGACAAACGCGATGAAGAGCGTTTGAAAGATGTTACTGAGGACGTTACAACGCAGACCCCACGGAGCAGTAAAAAGCCGGAGGATTATCTGAATGAGGAGTTTTGA